TGCCGAACACCGGTCCATTGTGGACGTGCAGGCCCGGGCCGTGGCCGGGGGCGATGGTGATGCGGCGGATCTCGACGAGCTCGACCAGGCGGGGTGCCGGGAGGTACTGCTCCAGTACCAGCGTCCGGGTGACGGGCGCGGTCGGGACGGGCGCGGGCTCGGCGCCGGCGACCGGGTCGCCGATCTCCGTCGGGGTGCCGTCGTCGGGGATCTCTTCGATGGCCAGGTGCGTCATCGGCGAAGTGTCGGTCGCGCCGTGCCAGTGCCATTCGCCGGCGGCGACGCGGACCGTGTCGCCCGGCCTTATCAGCTGGGCCGGGGCGCCCCGTCGTTGCACGTACCCGGTGCCGTCGGTGACGACGAGGACCTGGCCGAGCGGGTGCCGGTGCCAGCGCGTGCGGGCCCCGGGCGCGAACTGCACGCGGTCGACCCGGGTCCGTGACGGACCTTCGGGGACGGCGAGCGACGTGACCCACGCACTGCCGGAGATCACGTCGGCGGGTGCGGGGGAGCTGGCCGGGGGAACGGGGCGGACGTGCACGAAGGGACTCCTCAGAAGGCGGTGAGCAGGGAGAGGATGCCGGAAACGGCCTGGTCGAACGGTTCGGGCGCGTTCGCGGCACGGGCCAGCACGTAGCCGCCCTGCAGGACGGCTACGACGGTGGCGGCCAGTGCCGTGGTGTCCAGCCCGGCGGGCAGTTCGCCCGTGGCCCGGCCCTCGTCGAGGACCTCCGCCAAGCGGGCCCGCAG
This genomic window from Amycolatopsis mongoliensis contains:
- a CDS encoding cupin domain-containing protein, with translation MHVRPVPPASSPAPADVISGSAWVTSLAVPEGPSRTRVDRVQFAPGARTRWHRHPLGQVLVVTDGTGYVQRRGAPAQLIRPGDTVRVAAGEWHWHGATDTSPMTHLAIEEIPDDGTPTEIGDPVAGAEPAPVPTAPVTRTLVLEQYLPAPRLVELVEIRRITIAPGHGPGLHVHNGPVFGSIEAGSAVYRIEGEPAAVLRPGDVFYEPEATRIARFDAQEDGVTFIAHFPVGPGETPRLDPLES